From one Candidatus Omnitrophota bacterium genomic stretch:
- a CDS encoding patatin-like phospholipase family protein: MAVLSIQGCATLRPRNAVPLDFDGKVTISGMPDIRTDIDNPDPIVMQKSLVDSFKQEDKDAYPSSGSGVKIYPVLAISGGGANGAYGAGLLKGWSEEGSRPLFKIITGVSSGSIIALYTFLGKEYDEALEKFFTTMSTKDIMKQKNFFSIMLGDSLFSSAPLAKKISAIVDGKLMTKVAEEHKRGRRLFVGTVNLDAQEFVVWDMGALACKGGSDSLLMFRKIILASCSLPMTFSPVHFKVSDVTGELYDEMHVDGGTIRGVFYINRLTKNMEGAAKLFGIDPSKYRPQIYILSNTYMSPIRQQVKDDLVGISVRSLDTVVAAANNGDIYRLYATAKKRGLDFNLAYIPSDFKPDPKELFDKKEMQRLFKRGYDDAVNGYEWHKTPPGYAAEEEGPEKTE, translated from the coding sequence ATGGCAGTGCTATCGATCCAGGGTTGCGCTACTCTGCGTCCGCGGAATGCGGTCCCCTTAGACTTTGACGGAAAAGTCACGATTAGCGGCATGCCGGATATCCGCACCGATATAGACAACCCCGATCCTATCGTTATGCAGAAGAGCCTGGTCGATTCATTTAAACAGGAAGATAAAGATGCTTATCCCTCGAGTGGGTCCGGCGTAAAGATATATCCCGTGCTGGCTATCTCAGGCGGCGGGGCTAACGGCGCCTATGGCGCAGGGCTATTAAAAGGGTGGTCAGAAGAAGGTTCGCGGCCGCTCTTTAAGATAATCACAGGAGTCAGCTCCGGGTCGATAATCGCTTTATATACGTTTTTAGGAAAAGAGTATGATGAGGCGCTTGAAAAATTTTTTACTACGATGTCAACCAAAGACATAATGAAACAAAAAAACTTCTTCAGCATCATGTTAGGGGATTCTCTGTTTAGTTCCGCTCCGCTGGCCAAAAAGATCTCGGCAATCGTAGACGGAAAGTTGATGACAAAAGTCGCCGAAGAACACAAGCGCGGCCGCAGGCTATTTGTGGGGACCGTAAATCTCGACGCGCAGGAATTTGTCGTCTGGGACATGGGAGCGCTGGCTTGTAAGGGCGGCTCCGATTCGCTTCTGATGTTCAGAAAGATCATTTTAGCCTCATGCTCGCTGCCAATGACGTTTTCTCCGGTGCATTTTAAGGTTTCTGACGTAACCGGTGAGCTTTATGATGAGATGCATGTCGATGGCGGAACAATAAGAGGAGTCTTTTATATAAACCGGCTGACGAAAAATATGGAAGGAGCAGCTAAGCTCTTTGGAATCGATCCCTCAAAATACAGGCCGCAGATCTATATTTTAAGTAATACTTATATGTCGCCGATCAGGCAGCAGGTAAAAGACGATCTGGTAGGTATAAGTGTGCGTTCTCTTGATACGGTGGTGGCTGCGGCGAACAATGGGGACATTTACAGGCTCTATGCTACAGCGAAGAAAAGAGGCCTGGATTTCAATTTAGCGTATATTCCGTCTGATTTTAAGCCTGACCCAAAAGAGTTATTCGATAAAAAGGAGATGCAAAGACTCTTTAAACGCGGGTACGATGATGCGGTCAACGGATATGAGTGGCATAAGACGCCGCCCGGATACGCGGCGGAGGAAGAGGGGCCGGAAAAGACCGAATAA
- a CDS encoding tetratricopeptide repeat protein, which translates to MILEIGLRLGGFVLSSIQERRNEASAAKKGAYRIMCLGESTTAGQYPAFLGEELNRRSAGMKFSVIDKGIAGTNTSHTVGRLEADLEAYHPNMVITMMGINDEGPHMPKESIPSSNYSDMAVTMMGINDKEPHIPKEKISYSNISNFLRSCRVYKLMRLLQLHIAYKLKGRRSDQLKPVSSGLQDPREVNRQKIDAYYKLARPYLSQGKGPEAEELFQKIIAANPRDDMAYYVLGWVYLNQDKSLAAMSAYQKAVDLNPQNCWIFDELGVLCKERGQMDKAEKIFTLAANLNPKDDWVYNALGWIYLNQGKVVEAEEAYKKAVVLNPQDVELYYALGWLYQKQGRIAEVESLYQRAIKDNPEEDWAYSELGTFYMGQGKLTEAEKLFKKAVELSPENDRIAGNMILLYEKMGNTRLAEEYRKRAESLGLNHFPAHTAANYRSLRATLAKKGIVYVCMQYPMRNIDPLKKIFQGQTEGIIFIDNEKMFKDALKQGSYSDYFKDIFGGDFGHCTDKGNKLIARNLSDIILKDGFNK; encoded by the coding sequence GTGATCCTTGAAATAGGGTTGCGTTTGGGAGGGTTTGTATTATCATCGATACAGGAGCGCAGGAACGAGGCCTCTGCCGCCAAAAAAGGGGCCTACCGTATTATGTGCCTGGGCGAATCTACAACCGCCGGTCAATATCCGGCATTCCTGGGGGAGGAATTAAACCGGCGCAGTGCCGGCATGAAATTCAGCGTTATTGATAAAGGTATCGCCGGAACCAATACCTCGCATACGGTAGGCAGATTGGAGGCTGATCTGGAGGCCTATCATCCCAACATGGTCATTACTATGATGGGGATCAACGATGAAGGGCCGCATATGCCGAAAGAGAGCATTCCTTCTTCCAATTATTCCGACATGGCCGTTACTATGATGGGGATCAATGATAAAGAGCCGCATATACCGAAAGAGAAGATCTCCTATTCCAACATAAGCAATTTCTTAAGATCTTGCCGGGTCTACAAATTAATGCGGCTCCTGCAGCTGCATATAGCGTATAAACTTAAAGGCCGACGATCCGATCAATTAAAACCGGTATCCTCAGGTCTTCAAGATCCCCGCGAGGTGAACCGCCAAAAAATCGATGCATATTATAAGCTGGCCCGGCCTTATCTCAGTCAGGGAAAGGGTCCGGAGGCGGAAGAATTATTCCAGAAGATAATCGCCGCCAATCCGCGGGATGACATGGCCTATTATGTGTTGGGATGGGTCTACCTGAATCAGGATAAAAGCCTGGCCGCTATGTCCGCTTATCAGAAAGCCGTAGATCTTAATCCGCAAAACTGCTGGATATTTGATGAGCTGGGAGTGCTTTGTAAAGAGCGAGGGCAGATGGACAAGGCAGAGAAGATATTCACTCTGGCGGCTAACCTTAACCCCAAAGATGATTGGGTCTATAACGCGCTGGGATGGATATATTTGAATCAGGGCAAAGTTGTAGAGGCGGAGGAAGCTTATAAGAAAGCCGTTGTACTTAACCCGCAAGACGTAGAACTATATTATGCCTTAGGGTGGCTTTACCAAAAGCAGGGCAGGATCGCTGAGGTTGAGTCCTTATACCAAAGAGCCATAAAAGATAATCCTGAAGAAGACTGGGCTTATAGTGAGCTGGGTACGTTTTATATGGGTCAAGGCAAGTTAACCGAGGCGGAGAAATTATTTAAAAAGGCAGTTGAGCTTAGCCCGGAAAATGACCGGATCGCGGGGAATATGATATTGTTATATGAAAAAATGGGCAATACCCGGCTGGCTGAAGAATACAGAAAGAGAGCCGAATCGTTAGGATTAAATCATTTTCCCGCACACACAGCCGCCAATTACCGCAGCCTCAGAGCAACTCTGGCAAAAAAAGGCATAGTTTACGTTTGTATGCAGTATCCTATGCGTAATATCGATCCATTGAAAAAGATATTTCAAGGTCAGACGGAGGGTATCATTTTTATCGATAATGAAAAGATGTTTAAAGATGCTCTCAAGCAAGGCAGTTATAGTGATTATTTTAAAGATATCTTTGGCGGAGACTTCGGGCATTGCACGGACAAGGGCAATAAGCTGATTGCCCGGAATCTATCTGATATTATTTTAAAAGACGGTTTTAATAAATAG